One genomic segment of Candidatus Cloacimonadota bacterium includes these proteins:
- a CDS encoding glycosyltransferase family 4 protein: MKKIKLLHIQLLPVIAGAQNVMLKILENLDKDKYEIYVLSRSGGPLIEKLEELQIKHIPVNSLRRDLSFWDFIAFFKIWWICRKYKYDVVHTHSSKTGFLGRIAAKLAGIGNVIHTSHGFPFNKYQSKPVRSFYMKCEKIAGWFCDKVVFVNQHDRKFVIQNKIINSKKALTIYNGIEVPQKLSPKKNNNRFIIGSSFRFWKQKNPIRTVNAAIEVCKKNSQIEFIFLGDGELLEECQLLVQDAQLQNRIIFEAWVTNIFEHLNKFDAFLLYSKWEGLPVSILEAMSVGLPIIASDIVGNDELVDDNNGKLVSLNEVDKLIDFLITLPLRKDELEKWGKESRKRVEEKFSLKEFVNKYKEIYETKA, encoded by the coding sequence ATGAAGAAAATCAAACTTCTGCATATTCAACTTCTTCCTGTTATTGCTGGTGCGCAAAATGTGATGCTGAAAATTCTGGAGAATCTTGATAAAGACAAATACGAGATTTATGTTCTTTCTCGTTCAGGTGGACCTCTAATTGAGAAATTGGAAGAATTGCAGATAAAACATATTCCTGTGAATTCCTTGAGAAGGGATCTTTCTTTTTGGGATTTTATTGCTTTCTTTAAAATCTGGTGGATTTGCAGAAAGTACAAATATGATGTTGTTCACACTCATTCTTCTAAAACTGGTTTTCTGGGTAGAATAGCAGCAAAACTGGCAGGAATAGGGAATGTAATTCATACGTCACATGGATTTCCATTCAATAAATATCAGTCAAAACCGGTTCGATCATTTTATATGAAATGCGAGAAAATTGCTGGCTGGTTTTGTGATAAGGTAGTTTTTGTAAATCAGCACGACAGAAAATTCGTAATTCAAAATAAGATCATAAATTCAAAAAAAGCATTAACGATTTATAATGGTATAGAAGTTCCCCAGAAACTTTCCCCCAAAAAAAATAATAATCGTTTCATTATTGGTAGTTCTTTTCGCTTTTGGAAACAGAAAAATCCAATCCGAACAGTTAATGCAGCGATAGAAGTATGTAAAAAAAACTCCCAGATAGAATTTATTTTTCTGGGAGATGGAGAACTTCTGGAAGAATGCCAGCTTCTTGTACAAGATGCCCAATTGCAAAATAGAATTATTTTTGAGGCTTGGGTAACAAATATTTTTGAACATCTAAATAAGTTCGATGCATTTCTTCTTTATTCCAAATGGGAAGGTTTGCCTGTTTCAATTTTGGAAGCGATGTCGGTTGGCTTACCGATTATTGCATCGGATATTGTTGGTAATGATGAACTGGTAGATGATAATAACGGCAAGCTGGTTAGCTTGAATGAGGTTGACAAATTAATCGACTTTCTTATAACTCTCCCATTAAGAAAGGATGAATTGGAAAAATGGGGAAAGGAATCCCGAAAACGAGTAGAAGAAAAGTTTTCTTTGAAAGAATTCGTAAATAAATATAAAGAGATCTATGAAACTAAAGCTTAG
- a CDS encoding sugar transferase: MKLKLRKALLVIGDIIILYASLYITLLIRYGKHPTMDYWMAHFYPFSFIFLIWVMTFYISELYNINFAVSNRSFFRRALRSFVFGGLFSAVFFYVMPGISIAPKTNLILFVIIYTIIFFLWRGFFNWSIKSYIPKDVIGIIGYNNQVSNLLKEFKKKPHLGFEIAFILKLPDQQIETDINTLILDKNNADVQRIIQKKNVSTLILASNPADSESLSNLLFSCLKLKVNFINLSHFYEEITDKVPLDLINKTWFLENLSEGNKTAYDFSKRVIDFVFAFIFFIITLPLLVLIALFIKISSKGKIFFIQERIGQNDVKFKMIKFRSMKDEGNDFQPTEINDNRITRIGSLLRKTRLDELPQLINIIRGEMSFVGPRPERPELVNDLEKQIAFYNERMLVKPGLTGWDQVSKKYHSPSYEDTMEKLQYDLFYVKNRSFYLDFSIILKTISTVLSRSGR, translated from the coding sequence ATGAAACTAAAGCTTAGAAAAGCATTGCTTGTAATTGGTGATATCATAATACTTTATGCAAGTTTATATATCACACTTCTGATAAGGTATGGAAAGCATCCGACCATGGATTACTGGATGGCACATTTTTACCCATTTTCTTTCATTTTTCTTATCTGGGTTATGACGTTTTATATTTCGGAGTTGTACAATATCAATTTCGCAGTAAGTAATCGCAGTTTCTTCCGTAGAGCTTTACGCAGTTTTGTTTTTGGCGGTTTATTTTCGGCAGTATTCTTTTATGTGATGCCGGGAATCAGCATTGCACCCAAAACAAACCTGATCTTATTTGTTATAATTTACACGATCATTTTCTTTCTGTGGAGAGGTTTTTTCAATTGGTCGATAAAATCTTATATTCCCAAAGATGTTATCGGAATTATCGGCTATAATAACCAGGTTAGTAATCTTTTAAAGGAATTCAAAAAGAAACCGCATTTGGGGTTTGAAATAGCCTTTATTTTAAAATTGCCGGATCAGCAGATAGAAACTGATATCAATACTTTGATATTGGATAAAAATAATGCAGATGTGCAACGGATAATTCAGAAAAAAAATGTTTCTACCCTCATTCTGGCAAGCAATCCTGCTGATTCTGAATCTTTGAGTAATCTACTTTTCAGTTGCCTGAAATTGAAAGTTAATTTTATAAATTTATCACATTTTTATGAAGAGATTACAGACAAAGTTCCACTTGACCTGATCAACAAAACCTGGTTTCTGGAAAACCTGAGTGAAGGAAATAAAACGGCTTACGATTTTTCAAAAAGAGTAATTGATTTTGTGTTTGCTTTCATTTTCTTTATTATCACTTTACCTTTATTAGTTTTAATTGCCTTATTTATAAAGATTTCCAGCAAGGGAAAAATTTTCTTTATCCAGGAAAGAATTGGTCAAAACGATGTAAAATTCAAAATGATAAAATTCCGTTCTATGAAAGATGAAGGGAACGACTTCCAGCCTACAGAAATTAATGACAACCGAATTACCAGGATCGGCTCTCTGCTCAGAAAAACAAGGTTGGACGAACTGCCGCAACTTATAAATATAATTCGAGGGGAAATGAGTTTTGTGGGTCCCAGACCTGAAAGACCGGAACTGGTTAACGATCTGGAAAAACAGATAGCATTTTATAATGAAAGAATGCTGGTAAAACCTGGTTTAACCGGCTGGGATCAAGTTTCCAAAAAATATCATTCTCCCTCTTATGAAGATACAATGGAGAAATTACAGTACGATCTGTTCTATGTGAAAAACAGATCATTTTATCTGGACTTCTCGATCATTCTTAAAACTATCAGCACAGTTTTATCAAGATCGGGCAGATAA
- a CDS encoding DNA-binding protein, with protein sequence MKSKRIGNICFIRIDKGEEIISSLKKFCENENIKLGKISGIGATNNVTVGLFEPSKQQYHSNTLKEDFEILSLTGNITTMKNEVYLHCHITLANKNHQSFGGHLNSAVVSATCEIVLEVYDGSVDRFFDQESGLNLLDI encoded by the coding sequence ATGAAAAGTAAGAGAATTGGAAATATTTGTTTCATCAGAATCGATAAAGGAGAAGAAATCATTTCTTCTCTGAAAAAGTTTTGTGAAAATGAAAACATCAAACTAGGAAAAATCTCTGGTATCGGAGCCACAAATAATGTGACTGTTGGGCTTTTTGAACCTTCAAAGCAACAATATCATTCCAATACTTTAAAAGAGGATTTTGAGATTTTATCGTTAACCGGAAATATAACCACCATGAAAAATGAAGTGTATCTGCATTGTCATATAACTTTGGCAAATAAAAATCATCAGAGTTTTGGTGGACATCTAAATAGTGCAGTTGTTTCTGCTACTTGTGAAATTGTTTTGGAAGTTTACGATGGTTCTGTTGATCGTTTTTTTGACCAGGAAAGCGGATTAAACCTTTTGGATATTTGA
- a CDS encoding glycosyltransferase, translating to MKRLLLVSYFYPPLGGPGVQRPLKLIKYLSESGWETDVITVEDIVFHSYDNKLAAENKARKVFRIPSYDPMSILKKTKPKEKKIKNIYFGTPEKIKKIIRNLFPIDDKIGWLPNVMKSSKKIFKENKYDAVMATMGPYTSGLIAFKLSQKYDLPLILDYRDHWTLNPYIKYSNLLLSKHAKKWEKKILNRAEVVTTVGDVIRQDLISEFGKDLSDKILVMYNGWDEDDFPQKIKPKNNKIILRYVGNFYGHRSVKYLIKAVEKLDNSILKKIKIQLIGNYFKETLETIQKSSCNELFDIKEQVDHSTAVMLMKTSDILLLFIASPNGKGVLTGKIFEYIRSERPIFAMIPPKGEAADILRKLGHENICAMEDVEMITENLKQLINSTEKNKLKEYKFDPNFDREHQTRNFVEFIEKKL from the coding sequence ATGAAACGGTTACTTCTGGTCTCATATTTTTATCCACCTCTGGGTGGTCCCGGAGTTCAGCGACCACTTAAACTGATAAAATATCTTTCGGAATCTGGTTGGGAAACCGATGTGATAACTGTAGAAGATATTGTATTTCATTCTTATGATAATAAGCTGGCTGCAGAGAATAAAGCCAGGAAAGTTTTTCGAATTCCGTCATACGATCCAATGTCGATCCTGAAAAAAACCAAACCAAAAGAAAAAAAAATTAAGAACATCTATTTTGGAACTCCCGAGAAGATAAAAAAAATTATCAGGAATTTATTTCCTATTGATGATAAAATTGGCTGGCTGCCAAATGTGATGAAAAGCAGCAAAAAGATATTTAAAGAAAATAAATATGATGCTGTAATGGCAACGATGGGACCTTATACAAGTGGTTTGATTGCTTTTAAATTGAGCCAAAAATATGATCTACCCTTGATTTTGGATTATCGTGATCATTGGACTTTAAATCCTTATATAAAATACAGCAATCTTCTGCTTTCCAAACATGCCAAGAAATGGGAAAAGAAAATTCTAAATCGTGCTGAAGTAGTAACAACAGTTGGTGATGTTATCCGTCAGGATTTGATCTCAGAATTCGGTAAAGATCTATCTGATAAAATTCTGGTTATGTACAATGGCTGGGATGAAGATGATTTCCCCCAAAAAATAAAACCAAAAAACAACAAAATTATTTTAAGATATGTAGGAAATTTCTATGGACATCGCAGCGTGAAATATTTGATAAAAGCTGTAGAGAAATTAGATAATTCAATCCTTAAGAAAATTAAAATTCAATTGATAGGTAATTATTTCAAAGAGACTTTGGAAACAATTCAAAAAAGCAGTTGCAATGAGCTCTTTGATATAAAAGAGCAAGTTGATCATTCCACTGCTGTCATGCTGATGAAAACCAGTGATATTTTACTTCTATTTATTGCATCTCCAAATGGCAAAGGTGTTTTAACGGGAAAGATTTTTGAATACATCCGAAGCGAAAGACCAATTTTTGCTATGATTCCACCCAAGGGAGAAGCGGCTGACATTTTAAGAAAACTTGGGCATGAAAATATTTGTGCAATGGAAGATGTAGAAATGATAACTGAAAATCTGAAGCAATTGATAAATTCTACCGAGAAGAATAAATTGAAAGAATACAAATTTGACCCGAATTTCGATAGAGAACATCAAACCAGAAATTTTGTGGAATTCATCGAGAAAAAACTATGA